From Leopardus geoffroyi isolate Oge1 chromosome B4, O.geoffroyi_Oge1_pat1.0, whole genome shotgun sequence, a single genomic window includes:
- the CHD4 gene encoding chromodomain-helicase-DNA-binding protein 4 isoform X15: protein MASGLGSPSPCSAGSEEEDMDALLNNSLPPPHPENEEDPEEDLSEAETPKLKKKKKPKKPRDPKIPKSKRQKKERMLLCRQLGDSSGEGPEFVEEEEEVALRSDSEGSDYTPGKKKKKKLGPKKEKKSKSKRKEEEEEDDDDDDSKEPKSSAQLLEDWGMEDIDHVFSEEDYRTLTNYKAFSQFVRPLIAAKNPKIAVSKMMMVLGAKWREFSTNNPFKGSSGASVAAAAAAAVAVVESMVTATEVAPPPPPVEVPIRKAKTKEGKGPNARRKPKGSPRVPDAKKPKPKKVAPLKIKLGGFGSKRKRSSSEDDDLDVESDFDDASINSYSVSDGSTSRSSRSRKKLRTTKKKKKDHQDYCEVCQQGGEIILCDTCPRAYHMVCLDPDMEKAPEGKWSCPHCEKEGIQWEAKEDNSEGEEILEEVGGDPEEEDDHHMEFCRVCKDGGELLCCDTCPSSYHIHCLNPPLPEIPNGEWLCPRCTCPALKGKVQKILIWKWGQPPSPTPVPRPPDADPNTPSPKPLEGRPERQFFVKWQGMSYWHCSWVSELQLELHCQVMFRNYQRKNDMDEPPSGDFGGDEEKSRKRKNKDPKFAEMEERFYRYGIKPEWMMIHRILNHSVDKKGHVHYLIKWRDLPYDQASWESEDVEIQDYDLFKQSYWNHRELMRGEEGRPGKKLKKVKLRKLERPPETPTVDPTVKYERQPEYLDATGGTLHPYQMEGLNWLRFSWAQGTDTILADEMGLGKTVQTAVFLYSLYKEGHSKGPFLVSAPLSTIINWEREFEMWAPDMYVVTYVGDKDSRAIIRENEFSFEDNAIRGGKKASRMKKEASVKFHVLLTSYELITIDMAILGSIDWACLIVDEAHRLKNNQSKFFRVLNGYSLQHKLLLTGTPLQNNLEELFHLLNFLTPERFHNLEGFLEEFADIAKEDQIKKLHDMLGPHMLRRLKADVFKNMPSKTELIVRVELSPMQKKYYKYILTRNFEALNARGGGNQVSLLNVVMDLKKCCNHPYLFPVAAMEAPKMPNGMYDGSALIRASGKLLLLQKMLKNLKEGGHRVLIFSQMTKMLDLLEDFLEHEGYKYERIDGGITGNMRQEAIDRFNAPGAQQFCFLLSTRAGGLGINLATADTVIIYDSDWNPHNDIQAFSRAHRIGQNKKVMIYRFVTRASVEERITQVAKKKMMLTHLVVRPGLGSKTGSMSKQELDDILKFGTEELFKDEATDGGGDNKEGEDSSVIHYDDKAIERLLDRNQDETEDTELQGMNEYLSSFKVAQYVVREEEMGEEEVEREIIKQEESVDPDYWEKLLRHHYEQQQEDLARNLGKGKRIRKQVNYNDGSQEDRDWQDDQSDNQSDYSVASEEGDEDFDERSEAPRRPSRKGLRNDKDKPLPPLLARVGGNIEVLGFNARQRKAFLNAIMRYGMPPQDAFTTQWLVRDLRGKSEKEFKAYVSLFMRHLCEPGADGAETFADGVPREGLSRQHVLTRIGVMSLIRKKVQEFEHVNGRWSMPELAEVEENKKMSQPGSPSPKTPTPSTPGDTQPNTPAPAPPAEDGIKIEENSLKEEESAEGEKEVKSAAPEATVECTQPPAPASEDEKVLVEPPEGEEKVEKAEVKERTEEPMETEPKGVADVEKVEEKSAVDLTPIVVEDKEEKKEEEEKKEVMLQNGETPKDLNDEKQKKNIKQRFMFNIADGGFTELHSLWQNEERAATVTKKTYEIWHRRHDYWLLAGIINHGYARWQDIQNDPRYAILNEPFKGEMNRGNFLEIKNKFLARRFKLLEQALVIEEQLRRAAYLNMSEDPSHPSMALNTRFAEVECLAESHQHLSKESMAGNKPANAVLHKGILKQLEELLSDMKADVTRLPATIARIPPVAVRLQMSERNILSRLANRAPEPTPQQVAQQQ, encoded by the exons ATGGCGTCGGGCCTGGGCTCCCCGTCCCCCTGCTCGGCGGGCAGCGAGGAGGAGGATATGGATGCACTTTTGAACAacagcctgcccccaccccacccag AAAATGAAGAGGACCCAGAAGAGGATTTGTCAGAAGCAGAGACTCCAAAgctcaagaagaagaaaaagcctaAGAAGCCTCGGGACCCTAAAATCCCTAAGAGCAAGCGCCAAAAAAAGGAG cGTATGCTCTTATGCCGGCAGCTGGGGGACAGCTCTGGGGAGGGGCCGGAGtttgtggaggaggaggaagaggtggctCTGCGCTCAGACAGTGAGGGCAGCGACTATACCCCtggcaagaagaagaagaagaagcttggacctaagaaagaaaagaagagcaaatccaagaggaaggaagaggaggaggaggatgacgatgatgatgattcAAAG GAACCTAAATCGTCCGCTCAGCTCCTGGAAGACTGGGGCATGGAAGACATTGACCATGTGTTCTCAGAGGAGGATTATCGCACCCTCACCAACTACAAGGCCTTTAGCCAGTTTGTCCG ACCCCTCATTGCTGCCAAAAACCCCAAGATTGCTGTCTCCAAGATGATGATGGTTTTGGGTGCAAAGTGGCGTGAGTTTAGCACCAACAACCCCTTCAAAGGCAGTTCTGGGGCATCAgtggcagcagcagcggcagcagcagtgGCTGTGGTGGAGAGCATGGTGACGGCCACTGAAGTTgcaccacctcctccccctgtGGAGGTGCCTATCCGCAAGGCCAAGACCAAGGAGGGCAAAG GTCCCAATGCTCGGAGGAAGCCCAAGGGCAGCCCTCGTGTACCTGATGCCAAGAAGCCTAAACCCAAGAAAGTAGCTCCCCTGAAAATCAAGCTGGGAGGTTTTGGTTCTAAGCGTAAGAGATCCTCG AGTGAGGATGATGACTTAGATGTGGAATCTGACTTCGATGATGCCAGTATCAATAGCTATTCTGTTTCTGATGGTTCTACCAGCCGTAGTAGCCGCAGCCGCAAGAAACTCCgaaccactaaaaagaagaagaaag ACCACCAGGACTATTGCGAGGTGTGCCAGCAAGGCGGTGAGATCATCCTGTGTGATACCTGTCCCCGAGCTTACCACATGGTCTGCCTGGATCCGGACATGGAGAAGGCTCCTGAGGGCAAGTGGAGCTGCCCACACTGC GAGAAGGAAGGCATCCAGTGGGAGGCTAAAGAGGACAATTCGGAGGGTGAGGAGATCCTGGAAGAGGTTGGAGGAGACCCTGAAGAGGAGGATGACCACCATATGGAATTCTGTCGTGTCTGTAAAGACGGTGGGGAGCTGCTCTGCTGTGACACTTGTCCTTCATCCTACCACATCCACTGTCTGAACCCCCCACTTCCAGAGATCCCTAATGGTGAATGGCTCTGTCCCCGTTGTACG TGTCCAGCTCTTAAGGGCAAAGTTCAGAAGATTCTAATCTGGAAGTGGGGTCAGCCACCATCTCCCACACCAGTGCCTCGGCCTCCAGATGCTGATCCCAATACTCCCTCCCCTAAGCCCCTGGAGGGGCGGCCAGAGCGGCAGTTCTTTGTGAAATGGCAAGGCATGTCTTACTGGCACTGCTCCTGGGTGTCTGAACTGCAG TTGGAGCTGCACTGTCAAGTGATGTTTCGAAACTACCAGCGGAAGAACGATATGGATGAACCACCGTCTGGGGACTTTGGTGGTGATGAAGAGAAGAGCCGAAAGCGCAAGAACAAAGACCCTAAATTTGCAGAGATGGAGGAACGTTTCTATCGCTATGGGATAAAACCTGAGTGGATGATGATCCACCGAATTCTTAACCACAG TGTGGATAAGAAGGGCCATGTCCATTACTTGATCAAGTGGCGGGACTTACCCTATGATCAGGCATCCTGGGagagtgaggatgtggagatacAGGACTACGACCTGTTCAAGCAGAGCTATTGGAACCACAG GGAGTTAATGAGGGGTGAGGAAGGACGACCAGGCAAGAAGCTCAAGAAGGTGAAGCTGAGGAAGTTGGAGAGGCCTCCTGAAACTCCAACAGTTGAT CCAACAGTGAAGTATGAGCGACAGCCAGAGTACCTGGATGCTACAGGTGGAACCCTGCACCCCTATcagatggagggcttgaactggTTGCGCTTCTCCTGGGCTCAGGGCACCGACACCATCTTGGCTGATGAGATGGGCCTTGGGAAGACTGTCCAAACAGCAGTCTTCCTCTATTCTCTCTACAAGGAG GGTCATTCCAAAGGCCCCTTCCTAGTGAGTGCCCCTCTTTCTACCATCATCAACTGGGAGCGGGAGTTTGAAATGTGGGCTCCAGATATGTATGTGGTGACGTATGTGGGTGACAAAGACAGCCGTGCCATCATCCGAGAGAATGAGTTCTCTTTTGAAGACAACGCCATTCGTGGTGGCAAGAAAGCCTCTCGCATGAAG AAAGAGGCATCTGTGAAATTCCATGTGCTGCTGACGTCTTATGAGTTGATCACCATTGACATGGCTATCTTGGGTTCCATTGATTGGGCATGCCTCATTGTGGATGAAGCGCATCGGCTCAAGAACAATCAGTCAAAG TTCTTCCGGGTCTTAAATGGTTACTCACTTCAACACAAACTGTTGCTGACCGGGACTCCATTACAAAACAATCTAGAAGAGTTGTTTCATCTCCTCAACTTTCTCACCCCAGAGAGGTTCCA caATTTGGAAGGCTTTTTGGAGGAGTTTGCAGACATTGCCAAGGAAGACCAGATTAAAAAACTGCACGATATGCTGGGCCCTCACATGTTGCGGCGGCTCAAAGCTGACGTGTTCAAAAATATGCCATCCAAGACAGAACTGATTGTGCGTGTGGAGCTGAGCCCCATGCAGAA GAAATACTACAAGTACATCCTCACTCGAAATTTTGAAGCACTCAATGCTCGAGGGGGTGGCAACCAGGTCTCTCTGCTGAATGTGGTGATGGATCTTAAGAAGTGCTGCAACCACCCATATCTTTTCCCTGTGGCTGCGATG GAAGCCCCTAAAATGCCCAATGGCATGTATGATGGCAGTGCTCTAATCCGAGCATCTGGAAAATTATTGCTGCTACAGAAGATGCTTAAGAACCTTAAGGAGGGTGGGCACCGTGTACTCATCTTCTCTCAG ATGACCAAGATGCTGGACTTGTTGGAGGATTTCTTGGAACATGAAGGTTATAAGTATGAACGTATTGATGGTGGGATAACTGGGAACATGCGACAAGAGGCCATTGACCGCTTCAATG CACCGGGTGCTCAACAGTTCTGCTTCTTGCTTTCTACTCGAGCTGGGGGCCTTGGAATCAATCTGGCCACTGCTGACACAGTTATTATCTATGACTCTGACTGGAACCCCCATAATGACATCCAG GCTTTTAGTAGAGCTCACCGTATTGGGCAGAATAAGAAGGTGATGATATATCGGTTTGTGACCCGTGCGTCAGTGGAGGAGCGCATCACGCAGGTGGCAAAGAAGAAGATGATGCTGACGCATCTAGTGGTTCGGCCTGGGCTGGGCTCCAAGACTGGATCCATGTCCAAACAGGAGCTTGATGACATCCTCAAGTTTGGCACTGAAGAACTATTTAAGGATGAAGCCACAGATGGAG GAGGAGACAACAAAGAGGGAGAAGATAGCAGTGTTATCCACTATGATGATAAGGCCATTGAGCGACTTCTGGACCGTAACCAGGATgagacagaagacacagaattgcAGGGCATGAATGAATATTTGAGCTCATTCAAAGTGGCCCAGTACGTGGTGCGGGAAGAAGAGATGGGG gaagaggaggtagAACGAGAAAtcataaaacaggaagaaagtgtGGATCCTGACTACTGGGAGAAATTGCTGCGGCACCATTATGAGCAGCAGCAAGAAGATCTAGCCCGAAATCtgggcaaaggaaaaagaatccgTAAACAGGTCAACTACAATGATGGCTCCCAGGAGGACCGAG atTGGCAGGACGACCAGTCCGACAACCAGTCCGATTATTCAGTGGCCTCAGAGGAAGGTGATGAAGACTTTGATGAACGCTCAGAAG CTCCCCGCAGGCCCAGTCGCAAGGGCCTGCGGAATGATAAAGATAAGCCATTGCCTCCTCTGTTGGCCCGTGTTGGTGGGAATATTGAA GTACTTGGCTTTAATGCTCGTCAGCGAAAAGCCTTTCTTAATGCAATTATGCGATATGGGATGCCACCTCAGGATGCTTTTACCACCCAGTGGCTTGTGAGAGATCTGCGAGGCAAATCAGAGAAAGAGTTCAA GGcttatgtgtctctttttatgcgACATTTATGTGAGCCGGGGGCAGATGGGGCTGAGACCTTTGCTGATGGTGTCCCCCGAGAAGGCCTGTCTCGCCAGCATGTCCTTACTAGAATTGGTGTCATGTCCTTGATTCGAAAGAAG GTTCAGGAGTTTGAACATGTCAATGGGCGCTGGAGCATGCCTGAACTTGCTGAAGTAGAGGAGAACAAGAAAATGTCCCAGCCAGGGTCACCTTCCCCAAAGACTCCCACACCCTCCACTCCAGGGGACACACAACCCAATACCCCTGCACCTGCCCCACCTGCTG AGGATGggataaaaatagaagagaatagcCTCAAAGAAGAAGAGAGtgcagaaggagaaaaggaggttAAATCTGCAGCCCCAGAGGCCACTGTCGAG TGTACAcaaccccctgcccctgcctcagaGGATGAAAAAGTCCTTGTTGAACCTCccgagggagaggagaaagtggaaaaggcagaggtgaaggagagaacagaggaaCCGATGGAGACAGAGCCCAAAG GTGTTGCTGACGTGGAGAAGGTAGAGGAGAAGTCAGCAGTAGATCTGACTCCCATTGTGGTAGAGGACAAAG aagagaagaaagaagaagaagagaaaaaagaggtgaTGCTTCAGAATGGAGAGACCCCCAAGGACCTGAATGAcgagaagcagaaaaaaaatattaaacagcgATTTATGTTCAACATCGCAGATGGTGGTTTTACTG AGTTGCACTCCCTTTGGCAGAATGAGGAGCGGGCAGCCACAGTCACCAAGAAGACTTATGAGATCTGGCATCGGCGACATGACTACTGGCTGCTGGCTGGCATCATAAA CCATGGTTATGCCCGGTGGCAGGACATCCAGAATGACCCACGCTATGCCATCCTCAATGAACCTTTCAAGGGTGAAATGAATCGTGGCAATTTCTTAGAGATCAAGAATAAGTTTCTAGCCCGAAGGTTCAAG CTCTTAGAACAAGCCCTGGTGATTGAGGAACAGCTGCGCCGGGCAGCTTACCTGAACATGTCTGAGGACCCTTCTCACCCTTCCATGGCCCTAAACACCCGCTTTGCTGAGGTGGAGTGTTTGGCGGAGAGTCATCAGCACCTGTCTAAGGAGTCAATGGCAGGAAACAAGCCAGCCAATGCAGTCCTGCACAAAGGTA
- the CHD4 gene encoding chromodomain-helicase-DNA-binding protein 4 isoform X12: MASGLGSPSPCSAGSEEEDMDALLNNSLPPPHPENEEDPEEDLSEAETPKLKKKKKPKKPRDPKIPKSKRQKKELGDSSGEGPEFVEEEEEVALRSDSEGSDYTPGKKKKKKLGPKKEKKSKSKRKEEEEEDDDDDDSKEPKSSAQLLEDWGMEDIDHVFSEEDYRTLTNYKAFSQFVRPLIAAKNPKIAVSKMMMVLGAKWREFSTNNPFKGSSGASVAAAAAAAVAVVESMVTATEVAPPPPPVEVPIRKAKTKEGKGPNARRKPKGSPRVPDAKKPKPKKVAPLKIKLGGFGSKRKRSSSEDDDLDVESDFDDASINSYSVSDGSTSRSSRSRKKLRTTKKKKKGEEEVTAVDGYETDHQDYCEVCQQGGEIILCDTCPRAYHMVCLDPDMEKAPEGKWSCPHCEKEGIQWEAKEDNSEGEEILEEVGGDPEEEDDHHMEFCRVCKDGGELLCCDTCPSSYHIHCLNPPLPEIPNGEWLCPRCTCPALKGKVQKILIWKWGQPPSPTPVPRPPDADPNTPSPKPLEGRPERQFFVKWQGMSYWHCSWVSELQLELHCQVMFRNYQRKNDMDEPPSGDFGGDEEKSRKRKNKDPKFAEMEERFYRYGIKPEWMMIHRILNHSVDKKGHVHYLIKWRDLPYDQASWESEDVEIQDYDLFKQSYWNHRELMRGEEGRPGKKLKKVKLRKLERPPETPTVDPTVKYERQPEYLDATGGTLHPYQMEGLNWLRFSWAQGTDTILADEMGLGKTVQTAVFLYSLYKEGHSKGPFLVSAPLSTIINWEREFEMWAPDMYVVTYVGDKDSRAIIRENEFSFEDNAIRGGKKASRMKKEASVKFHVLLTSYELITIDMAILGSIDWACLIVDEAHRLKNNQSKFFRVLNGYSLQHKLLLTGTPLQNNLEELFHLLNFLTPERFHNLEGFLEEFADIAKEDQIKKLHDMLGPHMLRRLKADVFKNMPSKTELIVRVELSPMQKKYYKYILTRNFEALNARGGGNQVSLLNVVMDLKKCCNHPYLFPVAAMEAPKMPNGMYDGSALIRASGKLLLLQKMLKNLKEGGHRVLIFSQMTKMLDLLEDFLEHEGYKYERIDGGITGNMRQEAIDRFNAPGAQQFCFLLSTRAGGLGINLATADTVIIYDSDWNPHNDIQAFSRAHRIGQNKKVMIYRFVTRASVEERITQVAKKKMMLTHLVVRPGLGSKTGSMSKQELDDILKFGTEELFKDEATDGGGDNKEGEDSSVIHYDDKAIERLLDRNQDETEDTELQGMNEYLSSFKVAQYVVREEEMGEEEVEREIIKQEESVDPDYWEKLLRHHYEQQQEDLARNLGKGKRIRKQVNYNDGSQEDRDWQDDQSDNQSDYSVASEEGDEDFDERSEAPRRPSRKGLRNDKDKPLPPLLARVGGNIEVLGFNARQRKAFLNAIMRYGMPPQDAFTTQWLVRDLRGKSEKEFKAYVSLFMRHLCEPGADGAETFADGVPREGLSRQHVLTRIGVMSLIRKKVQEFEHVNGRWSMPELAEVEENKKMSQPGSPSPKTPTPSTPGDTQPNTPAPAPPAEDGIKIEENSLKEEESAEGEKEVKSAAPEATVECTQPPAPASEDEKVLVEPPEGEEKVEKAEVKERTEEPMETEPKGVADVEKVEEKSAVDLTPIVVEDKEEKKEEEEKKEVMLQNGETPKDLNDEKQKKNIKQRFMFNIADGGFTELHSLWQNEERAATVTKKTYEIWHRRHDYWLLAGIINHGYARWQDIQNDPRYAILNEPFKGEMNRGNFLEIKNKFLARRFKLLEQALVIEEQLRRAAYLNMSEDPSHPSMALNTRFAEVECLAESHQHLSKESMAGNKPANAVLHKGILKQLEELLSDMKADVTRLPATIARIPPVAVRLQMSERNILSRLANRAPEPTPQQVAQQQ, encoded by the exons ATGGCGTCGGGCCTGGGCTCCCCGTCCCCCTGCTCGGCGGGCAGCGAGGAGGAGGATATGGATGCACTTTTGAACAacagcctgcccccaccccacccag AAAATGAAGAGGACCCAGAAGAGGATTTGTCAGAAGCAGAGACTCCAAAgctcaagaagaagaaaaagcctaAGAAGCCTCGGGACCCTAAAATCCCTAAGAGCAAGCGCCAAAAAAAGGAG CTGGGGGACAGCTCTGGGGAGGGGCCGGAGtttgtggaggaggaggaagaggtggctCTGCGCTCAGACAGTGAGGGCAGCGACTATACCCCtggcaagaagaagaagaagaagcttggacctaagaaagaaaagaagagcaaatccaagaggaaggaagaggaggaggaggatgacgatgatgatgattcAAAG GAACCTAAATCGTCCGCTCAGCTCCTGGAAGACTGGGGCATGGAAGACATTGACCATGTGTTCTCAGAGGAGGATTATCGCACCCTCACCAACTACAAGGCCTTTAGCCAGTTTGTCCG ACCCCTCATTGCTGCCAAAAACCCCAAGATTGCTGTCTCCAAGATGATGATGGTTTTGGGTGCAAAGTGGCGTGAGTTTAGCACCAACAACCCCTTCAAAGGCAGTTCTGGGGCATCAgtggcagcagcagcggcagcagcagtgGCTGTGGTGGAGAGCATGGTGACGGCCACTGAAGTTgcaccacctcctccccctgtGGAGGTGCCTATCCGCAAGGCCAAGACCAAGGAGGGCAAAG GTCCCAATGCTCGGAGGAAGCCCAAGGGCAGCCCTCGTGTACCTGATGCCAAGAAGCCTAAACCCAAGAAAGTAGCTCCCCTGAAAATCAAGCTGGGAGGTTTTGGTTCTAAGCGTAAGAGATCCTCG AGTGAGGATGATGACTTAGATGTGGAATCTGACTTCGATGATGCCAGTATCAATAGCTATTCTGTTTCTGATGGTTCTACCAGCCGTAGTAGCCGCAGCCGCAAGAAACTCCgaaccactaaaaagaagaagaaag GCGAGGAGGAGGTGACTGCTGTGGATGGTTATGAGACAGACCACCAGGACTATTGCGAGGTGTGCCAGCAAGGCGGTGAGATCATCCTGTGTGATACCTGTCCCCGAGCTTACCACATGGTCTGCCTGGATCCGGACATGGAGAAGGCTCCTGAGGGCAAGTGGAGCTGCCCACACTGC GAGAAGGAAGGCATCCAGTGGGAGGCTAAAGAGGACAATTCGGAGGGTGAGGAGATCCTGGAAGAGGTTGGAGGAGACCCTGAAGAGGAGGATGACCACCATATGGAATTCTGTCGTGTCTGTAAAGACGGTGGGGAGCTGCTCTGCTGTGACACTTGTCCTTCATCCTACCACATCCACTGTCTGAACCCCCCACTTCCAGAGATCCCTAATGGTGAATGGCTCTGTCCCCGTTGTACG TGTCCAGCTCTTAAGGGCAAAGTTCAGAAGATTCTAATCTGGAAGTGGGGTCAGCCACCATCTCCCACACCAGTGCCTCGGCCTCCAGATGCTGATCCCAATACTCCCTCCCCTAAGCCCCTGGAGGGGCGGCCAGAGCGGCAGTTCTTTGTGAAATGGCAAGGCATGTCTTACTGGCACTGCTCCTGGGTGTCTGAACTGCAG TTGGAGCTGCACTGTCAAGTGATGTTTCGAAACTACCAGCGGAAGAACGATATGGATGAACCACCGTCTGGGGACTTTGGTGGTGATGAAGAGAAGAGCCGAAAGCGCAAGAACAAAGACCCTAAATTTGCAGAGATGGAGGAACGTTTCTATCGCTATGGGATAAAACCTGAGTGGATGATGATCCACCGAATTCTTAACCACAG TGTGGATAAGAAGGGCCATGTCCATTACTTGATCAAGTGGCGGGACTTACCCTATGATCAGGCATCCTGGGagagtgaggatgtggagatacAGGACTACGACCTGTTCAAGCAGAGCTATTGGAACCACAG GGAGTTAATGAGGGGTGAGGAAGGACGACCAGGCAAGAAGCTCAAGAAGGTGAAGCTGAGGAAGTTGGAGAGGCCTCCTGAAACTCCAACAGTTGAT CCAACAGTGAAGTATGAGCGACAGCCAGAGTACCTGGATGCTACAGGTGGAACCCTGCACCCCTATcagatggagggcttgaactggTTGCGCTTCTCCTGGGCTCAGGGCACCGACACCATCTTGGCTGATGAGATGGGCCTTGGGAAGACTGTCCAAACAGCAGTCTTCCTCTATTCTCTCTACAAGGAG GGTCATTCCAAAGGCCCCTTCCTAGTGAGTGCCCCTCTTTCTACCATCATCAACTGGGAGCGGGAGTTTGAAATGTGGGCTCCAGATATGTATGTGGTGACGTATGTGGGTGACAAAGACAGCCGTGCCATCATCCGAGAGAATGAGTTCTCTTTTGAAGACAACGCCATTCGTGGTGGCAAGAAAGCCTCTCGCATGAAG AAAGAGGCATCTGTGAAATTCCATGTGCTGCTGACGTCTTATGAGTTGATCACCATTGACATGGCTATCTTGGGTTCCATTGATTGGGCATGCCTCATTGTGGATGAAGCGCATCGGCTCAAGAACAATCAGTCAAAG TTCTTCCGGGTCTTAAATGGTTACTCACTTCAACACAAACTGTTGCTGACCGGGACTCCATTACAAAACAATCTAGAAGAGTTGTTTCATCTCCTCAACTTTCTCACCCCAGAGAGGTTCCA caATTTGGAAGGCTTTTTGGAGGAGTTTGCAGACATTGCCAAGGAAGACCAGATTAAAAAACTGCACGATATGCTGGGCCCTCACATGTTGCGGCGGCTCAAAGCTGACGTGTTCAAAAATATGCCATCCAAGACAGAACTGATTGTGCGTGTGGAGCTGAGCCCCATGCAGAA GAAATACTACAAGTACATCCTCACTCGAAATTTTGAAGCACTCAATGCTCGAGGGGGTGGCAACCAGGTCTCTCTGCTGAATGTGGTGATGGATCTTAAGAAGTGCTGCAACCACCCATATCTTTTCCCTGTGGCTGCGATG GAAGCCCCTAAAATGCCCAATGGCATGTATGATGGCAGTGCTCTAATCCGAGCATCTGGAAAATTATTGCTGCTACAGAAGATGCTTAAGAACCTTAAGGAGGGTGGGCACCGTGTACTCATCTTCTCTCAG ATGACCAAGATGCTGGACTTGTTGGAGGATTTCTTGGAACATGAAGGTTATAAGTATGAACGTATTGATGGTGGGATAACTGGGAACATGCGACAAGAGGCCATTGACCGCTTCAATG CACCGGGTGCTCAACAGTTCTGCTTCTTGCTTTCTACTCGAGCTGGGGGCCTTGGAATCAATCTGGCCACTGCTGACACAGTTATTATCTATGACTCTGACTGGAACCCCCATAATGACATCCAG GCTTTTAGTAGAGCTCACCGTATTGGGCAGAATAAGAAGGTGATGATATATCGGTTTGTGACCCGTGCGTCAGTGGAGGAGCGCATCACGCAGGTGGCAAAGAAGAAGATGATGCTGACGCATCTAGTGGTTCGGCCTGGGCTGGGCTCCAAGACTGGATCCATGTCCAAACAGGAGCTTGATGACATCCTCAAGTTTGGCACTGAAGAACTATTTAAGGATGAAGCCACAGATGGAG GAGGAGACAACAAAGAGGGAGAAGATAGCAGTGTTATCCACTATGATGATAAGGCCATTGAGCGACTTCTGGACCGTAACCAGGATgagacagaagacacagaattgcAGGGCATGAATGAATATTTGAGCTCATTCAAAGTGGCCCAGTACGTGGTGCGGGAAGAAGAGATGGGG gaagaggaggtagAACGAGAAAtcataaaacaggaagaaagtgtGGATCCTGACTACTGGGAGAAATTGCTGCGGCACCATTATGAGCAGCAGCAAGAAGATCTAGCCCGAAATCtgggcaaaggaaaaagaatccgTAAACAGGTCAACTACAATGATGGCTCCCAGGAGGACCGAG atTGGCAGGACGACCAGTCCGACAACCAGTCCGATTATTCAGTGGCCTCAGAGGAAGGTGATGAAGACTTTGATGAACGCTCAGAAG CTCCCCGCAGGCCCAGTCGCAAGGGCCTGCGGAATGATAAAGATAAGCCATTGCCTCCTCTGTTGGCCCGTGTTGGTGGGAATATTGAA GTACTTGGCTTTAATGCTCGTCAGCGAAAAGCCTTTCTTAATGCAATTATGCGATATGGGATGCCACCTCAGGATGCTTTTACCACCCAGTGGCTTGTGAGAGATCTGCGAGGCAAATCAGAGAAAGAGTTCAA GGcttatgtgtctctttttatgcgACATTTATGTGAGCCGGGGGCAGATGGGGCTGAGACCTTTGCTGATGGTGTCCCCCGAGAAGGCCTGTCTCGCCAGCATGTCCTTACTAGAATTGGTGTCATGTCCTTGATTCGAAAGAAG GTTCAGGAGTTTGAACATGTCAATGGGCGCTGGAGCATGCCTGAACTTGCTGAAGTAGAGGAGAACAAGAAAATGTCCCAGCCAGGGTCACCTTCCCCAAAGACTCCCACACCCTCCACTCCAGGGGACACACAACCCAATACCCCTGCACCTGCCCCACCTGCTG AGGATGggataaaaatagaagagaatagcCTCAAAGAAGAAGAGAGtgcagaaggagaaaaggaggttAAATCTGCAGCCCCAGAGGCCACTGTCGAG TGTACAcaaccccctgcccctgcctcagaGGATGAAAAAGTCCTTGTTGAACCTCccgagggagaggagaaagtggaaaaggcagaggtgaaggagagaacagaggaaCCGATGGAGACAGAGCCCAAAG GTGTTGCTGACGTGGAGAAGGTAGAGGAGAAGTCAGCAGTAGATCTGACTCCCATTGTGGTAGAGGACAAAG aagagaagaaagaagaagaagagaaaaaagaggtgaTGCTTCAGAATGGAGAGACCCCCAAGGACCTGAATGAcgagaagcagaaaaaaaatattaaacagcgATTTATGTTCAACATCGCAGATGGTGGTTTTACTG AGTTGCACTCCCTTTGGCAGAATGAGGAGCGGGCAGCCACAGTCACCAAGAAGACTTATGAGATCTGGCATCGGCGACATGACTACTGGCTGCTGGCTGGCATCATAAA CCATGGTTATGCCCGGTGGCAGGACATCCAGAATGACCCACGCTATGCCATCCTCAATGAACCTTTCAAGGGTGAAATGAATCGTGGCAATTTCTTAGAGATCAAGAATAAGTTTCTAGCCCGAAGGTTCAAG CTCTTAGAACAAGCCCTGGTGATTGAGGAACAGCTGCGCCGGGCAGCTTACCTGAACATGTCTGAGGACCCTTCTCACCCTTCCATGGCCCTAAACACCCGCTTTGCTGAGGTGGAGTGTTTGGCGGAGAGTCATCAGCACCTGTCTAAGGAGTCAATGGCAGGAAACAAGCCAGCCAATGCAGTCCTGCACAAAGGTA